Proteins from one Verrucomicrobiia bacterium genomic window:
- the murD gene encoding UDP-N-acetylmuramoyl-L-alanine--D-glutamate ligase gives MKWSGQKVVVIGLGASGLAAARLLYGVGAEVTVRDESDNELLRERANSLQTRGIHVELGKLIRADETRFDFGVLSPGIDPRRSMIQNLLKAKVPIWSELELAYRFCQCPLIAITGTNGKTTTTELVHAVLTAGGKKSCAAGNIGLALSEVVHDSDKRDVTVVEASSFQLEQTIHFHPKVAALLNISPDHMDRYDSMSDYFAAKLKIFRNQAAGDLAIVNASFGRLDLKAKTITFSARGLAADYTLERGVICYRGRAIVAMESLPLRGLHNAENIMVAIAVAQYYGIEESVIVKALINFRLAPHRCEWVGKIKGVTFINDSKATNVDAMAQAIESFPNPIVLIAGGKDKGFEFDSVAELVAKRTRGVVLIGETASKLKQAWEKANCLSATNFQKAFDQAVRLAQAGDVVLLSPGCSSFDMFRDYADRGNQFKAMVQKFLQENIG, from the coding sequence ATGAAATGGAGTGGACAAAAAGTTGTGGTGATTGGGCTGGGTGCCAGTGGTTTGGCAGCGGCACGTTTGCTCTATGGAGTAGGAGCGGAGGTTACTGTGAGAGATGAATCGGATAATGAATTGTTGAGAGAACGCGCTAATTCCTTGCAAACTCGAGGGATTCATGTCGAGTTGGGGAAATTAATTCGTGCAGATGAGACACGTTTTGATTTTGGAGTTTTAAGTCCTGGGATTGATCCTCGGCGCTCTATGATTCAAAATTTATTGAAAGCCAAGGTGCCAATATGGAGTGAGTTGGAGTTGGCTTATCGTTTTTGTCAGTGTCCTTTAATTGCTATTACGGGAACGAACGGAAAAACGACGACAACGGAATTAGTGCATGCTGTTTTGACGGCGGGTGGTAAAAAATCGTGTGCTGCAGGCAATATTGGATTGGCTCTCAGTGAAGTGGTTCATGATAGTGATAAACGAGATGTGACGGTGGTGGAAGCTAGCTCTTTTCAATTAGAGCAAACTATTCATTTTCATCCCAAAGTTGCGGCATTGCTTAATATTTCACCGGATCACATGGATCGCTATGATTCGATGAGCGACTATTTTGCAGCAAAGTTAAAAATTTTTAGAAATCAAGCAGCGGGTGATTTAGCAATTGTAAATGCCTCGTTTGGTCGGTTGGATCTGAAAGCAAAAACAATTACTTTTTCTGCGCGTGGATTAGCTGCGGATTATACTCTGGAAAGAGGTGTGATTTGTTATCGCGGTCGCGCTATTGTTGCTATGGAATCTTTGCCATTGCGGGGATTGCATAATGCAGAAAATATCATGGTGGCGATTGCGGTGGCTCAATATTATGGAATCGAAGAGTCAGTAATCGTGAAGGCGTTGATCAATTTTCGTCTTGCGCCGCATCGATGTGAGTGGGTTGGAAAAATAAAAGGAGTGACGTTTATTAATGATTCTAAAGCAACCAATGTGGATGCGATGGCGCAGGCGATTGAAAGTTTTCCTAATCCCATTGTTTTAATTGCCGGTGGAAAAGATAAGGGATTTGAATTTGATTCTGTAGCCGAATTGGTGGCGAAACGAACTCGGGGCGTGGTGTTGATAGGAGAGACTGCATCGAAATTAAAACAGGCCTGGGAGAAGGCGAATTGTTTGTCCGCAACAAACTTTCAAAAAGCCTTTGATCAAGCTGTGCGTTTAGCTCAAGCAGGTGATGTGGTGTTGTTGTCACCCGGTTGTTCCAGTTTTGACATGTTTCGCGATTATGCGGATCGCGGCAATCAATTCAAAGCGATGGTGCAAAAATTTTTACAGGAAAATATCGGTTAA
- the murG gene encoding undecaprenyldiphospho-muramoylpentapeptide beta-N-acetylglucosaminyltransferase: protein MGYRIAIACGGTGGHLFPGLAVADVLREQGNQILLLVSNKDIDRSALNKHQGYEFRVLSAVGWPGFRPFLLVHFFWRYFQAVRECKKWFKVWKPDAVLGMGGFTSAVPLRYAIKRKIPTLMHESNVIPGRVTVWLSKKVDKVLLGFEACRSHLASMISTGVTGTPLKVKPKLGDRIETLKKLGLSPEKKTILVMGGSQGAKALNELVVQAMRYWEGLQSRWQFIHLTGKGERELVELNYRREGFQAQVMEFCGEMAEIYRVTDLAISRSGAASLSELTAWEIPSVLIPFPFAAGNHQFFNAQVFEKAGAALMEEQDSLTPEILGQKIKILLEDEEQRQRMHEACRKVAIEDGAERVADAVMRAIEEKPA, encoded by the coding sequence ATGGGTTATCGTATTGCCATTGCATGTGGCGGAACGGGAGGACATTTGTTTCCCGGTTTAGCAGTGGCTGATGTGTTGCGAGAACAGGGCAATCAAATATTATTACTAGTCTCGAATAAAGATATTGATCGTTCTGCGCTGAATAAACATCAAGGTTATGAGTTTCGTGTTTTATCCGCTGTGGGATGGCCGGGGTTTCGTCCATTTCTTTTGGTTCATTTTTTTTGGCGTTATTTTCAAGCGGTGCGAGAATGTAAAAAATGGTTCAAGGTTTGGAAGCCGGATGCGGTATTGGGAATGGGAGGGTTTACATCAGCTGTGCCTTTGCGTTATGCGATAAAAAGAAAAATTCCGACATTGATGCACGAATCCAATGTGATTCCAGGAAGAGTTACGGTTTGGTTATCAAAAAAGGTAGATAAGGTTTTATTGGGATTTGAGGCGTGTCGATCGCATTTAGCTTCGATGATCAGCACAGGTGTGACAGGCACGCCATTAAAAGTAAAACCGAAATTGGGTGATCGAATCGAAACTTTGAAAAAATTAGGTTTGTCTCCCGAAAAAAAAACGATTTTGGTGATGGGAGGGAGTCAAGGCGCTAAAGCGTTAAATGAATTGGTGGTTCAAGCGATGCGGTATTGGGAGGGGTTGCAATCGCGTTGGCAATTCATTCATCTTACTGGAAAAGGAGAAAGGGAATTGGTGGAGTTGAATTATCGGCGAGAAGGGTTTCAGGCACAGGTGATGGAGTTTTGTGGTGAGATGGCGGAGATTTATCGAGTTACAGATCTTGCCATTTCTCGAAGTGGTGCGGCTTCATTAAGCGAGTTAACGGCATGGGAAATTCCTAGTGTATTGATTCCTTTTCCTTTTGCGGCGGGCAATCATCAATTTTTTAATGCGCAAGTTTTTGAAAAGGCAGGAGCGGCTTTGATGGAGGAACAGGATTCTCTAACACCTGAAATATTGGGTCAAAAAATAAAAATCTTATTAGAAGATGAAGAGCAGCGGCAGCGGATGCATGAAGCGTGTCGAAAAGTGGCAATTGAAGATGGTGCAGAACGTGTTGCGGATGCGGTGATGAGGGCTATCGAGGAGAAACCAGCATGA
- a CDS encoding LysM peptidoglycan-binding domain-containing protein, giving the protein MENQWEKESKEGIRLSHVFLIVLVVHLVVIGGAFAFQYWRGGAETSVSEVSEKQQKSRSRKKMEVSEPKVQKMAEEISQTTPAMASAEKDTVKPTTTPTLPPPVATPKATVQEVKKEIVVAAPLLHAVVKGDTLSKIAKQYKITLANLLKWNQLADDKIRLGQVLKVSESKMIVAQQEPVAATAARPPVVDTTPVIKPVVETKPATKRMENYTVVKGDTLYRIAKKFGTKPQLILEANQIQDANKIGVGMQLKIPVETEVSKATSPQKIEASHVAMSVQ; this is encoded by the coding sequence ATGGAAAATCAATGGGAAAAAGAAAGTAAAGAAGGCATTCGTTTGTCGCATGTCTTTTTAATTGTGTTAGTCGTTCATCTTGTGGTGATTGGTGGCGCTTTTGCGTTTCAATATTGGCGAGGTGGCGCGGAAACGAGTGTGAGCGAAGTTTCTGAAAAACAGCAAAAGAGTCGATCCAGAAAAAAAATGGAAGTCAGCGAGCCTAAAGTTCAAAAAATGGCAGAAGAAATCAGTCAAACGACTCCTGCTATGGCCTCTGCAGAGAAGGATACTGTCAAACCAACTACTACTCCTACTTTGCCTCCGCCTGTGGCGACACCCAAGGCAACGGTTCAGGAAGTGAAAAAAGAAATAGTTGTTGCAGCACCGCTTTTGCACGCCGTGGTAAAGGGTGACACTTTAAGTAAAATTGCAAAGCAATACAAAATTACTTTGGCAAATTTGTTGAAATGGAATCAATTGGCAGACGATAAGATTCGTTTGGGTCAAGTTTTGAAAGTTTCTGAGTCGAAAATGATTGTGGCTCAGCAGGAGCCAGTTGCCGCGACCGCGGCTCGCCCTCCCGTGGTTGACACGACTCCTGTGATCAAGCCGGTCGTTGAAACGAAGCCCGCTACGAAACGCATGGAAAATTATACCGTGGTCAAAGGTGATACACTTTATCGTATAGCCAAAAAATTTGGAACGAAACCTCAATTAATTTTAGAGGCGAACCAGATTCAAGATGCGAATAAAATTGGTGTTGGCATGCAGTTAAAGATTCCAGTTGAAACGGAAGTTTCCAAAGCTACTTCGCCTCAAAAAATTGAAGCTTCTCATGTTGCAATGTCGGTACAATAA
- the ftsW gene encoding putative lipid II flippase FtsW — protein MLLKRQGSTLLFFILFSFCGLGLVMLYSASAFSKEALHAGDSFRFLKNQAVWLVLGLIALGVTAFRDYRCWNKNIWWLLGGVVILLALCYVPGIGKRVNGANRWLGLGGLTLQPSELAKLALLLFVSWWYDINQRRVKTFLHGFCIPAAVCGVVLLLILFEKDVGTTLLLGAVLMILWFAAGVRWQYLVLTMVIAAGGVGFIVSKDKERLSRLWAHASHGDKMVEKGEGWQQTQSLIALGSGGVEGLGIGESRQKLYYLPEAHTDFIFAIIGEELGLRATLMIVLGFVMYVMIGGYIATRASDWQGTLLALGIVTLVGLQAFINMGVVTRLLPNKGLALPFISYGGSSLVVALAMTGWLISIARHVSTEEETRWVWRKRERLT, from the coding sequence ATGCTTTTGAAACGGCAGGGTTCCACGCTTTTATTTTTCATCTTGTTCAGTTTTTGTGGACTGGGCTTGGTGATGTTGTATAGCGCGAGCGCTTTCTCTAAGGAAGCGCTCCATGCCGGAGATAGTTTTCGATTTTTAAAAAATCAGGCGGTTTGGTTGGTTTTGGGATTGATCGCTTTAGGAGTCACAGCCTTTCGAGATTATCGTTGCTGGAATAAAAATATTTGGTGGCTGTTGGGAGGGGTTGTGATTCTTTTAGCTTTATGTTATGTGCCAGGAATTGGGAAGCGGGTAAATGGCGCAAATCGTTGGTTAGGTTTAGGTGGGTTGACTTTACAACCGAGTGAATTGGCTAAGTTGGCTTTGCTGCTGTTTGTGTCATGGTGGTATGATATCAATCAGCGACGGGTCAAAACATTTCTTCATGGTTTTTGTATTCCTGCTGCGGTTTGTGGTGTAGTTTTGCTTTTAATTCTTTTTGAAAAGGATGTGGGTACGACGTTGTTATTGGGTGCGGTTCTTATGATTTTATGGTTTGCGGCGGGTGTGCGTTGGCAATATCTCGTTTTAACTATGGTGATAGCAGCCGGAGGTGTGGGTTTTATTGTGTCGAAGGACAAAGAGCGTTTAAGTCGTTTATGGGCGCATGCCAGTCATGGAGATAAAATGGTGGAAAAGGGGGAGGGATGGCAACAAACACAGTCGTTGATTGCACTAGGTTCAGGAGGGGTAGAGGGTTTGGGTATTGGCGAAAGTCGTCAAAAACTTTATTATCTTCCTGAAGCGCATACCGATTTTATTTTCGCAATTATTGGTGAAGAGTTAGGGTTAAGGGCAACGTTAATGATTGTGTTGGGTTTTGTGATGTATGTGATGATTGGGGGGTATATTGCAACGCGCGCTTCGGATTGGCAGGGAACTTTACTGGCGTTGGGTATTGTGACATTGGTGGGGTTGCAGGCTTTTATTAATATGGGGGTTGTCACGCGATTGTTGCCCAATAAGGGATTGGCTTTGCCTTTTATTAGTTATGGTGGATCGAGTTTGGTGGTGGCGTTGGCTATGACGGGATGGTTGATAAGTATTGCGCGTCATGTGTCGACCGAAGAAGAAACGCGATGGGTGTGGAGGAAAAGAGAGAGGCTTACGTGA
- the mraY gene encoding phospho-N-acetylmuramoyl-pentapeptide-transferase — MLELLHRYSETFGAFNLFRYVSFRALGAATTGLLFCLFCGPWIIRKLTELKLGQPIRTKEEVHRLAELHGGKSGTPTMGGVMILAAVVIATVLWAPILNRFVLLTLFAMLILGGLGFWDDLLKVKQKKSAGVPGRVKLLVQIVLAVVIGATLLSDEATSQQASQLEVPFFKEPILTMGWGALAFFALVLTGSSNAVNLTDGLDGLAAGCTVIVALVFGIFSYVSGNVKLAEYLFMPYTAGTGELTVIAAALVGATLGFLWFNCYPAKVFMGDTGSLAIGGALGTIAICINQEFLLLVVGGVFVMEALSVILQVASFKLTGQRIFAMAPLHHHFELKGWSETTVVVRFWILGVFFASLALLTLKLR, encoded by the coding sequence GTGTTAGAATTATTACATCGTTATTCTGAAACGTTTGGTGCGTTTAACTTATTTCGTTACGTTTCTTTTCGAGCGCTAGGTGCGGCGACGACGGGTCTTTTATTTTGTTTGTTTTGTGGGCCTTGGATTATTCGTAAATTGACGGAGTTAAAATTAGGCCAACCGATTCGCACTAAAGAAGAGGTTCACCGTTTGGCTGAATTGCATGGTGGAAAAAGTGGAACGCCGACAATGGGAGGTGTGATGATTTTAGCGGCGGTGGTAATTGCGACTGTGTTGTGGGCACCGATTTTGAATCGGTTTGTTCTTTTGACTTTGTTTGCGATGCTAATTTTAGGCGGATTGGGATTTTGGGATGATTTGTTGAAAGTGAAACAGAAGAAATCGGCTGGAGTTCCAGGTCGAGTAAAACTTTTAGTGCAAATTGTGTTGGCAGTTGTGATCGGAGCCACTTTGTTAAGTGACGAAGCAACGAGTCAACAGGCGTCTCAGTTGGAAGTGCCATTTTTTAAAGAACCGATTTTAACGATGGGTTGGGGAGCTTTAGCTTTTTTTGCGCTGGTGTTAACGGGTTCTTCAAATGCGGTAAACTTAACGGATGGGTTAGATGGTTTGGCCGCAGGATGCACAGTGATTGTGGCATTGGTATTTGGTATCTTTAGTTATGTGTCGGGCAATGTGAAATTGGCTGAGTATTTATTTATGCCTTACACGGCTGGAACAGGGGAGTTGACGGTGATTGCTGCTGCGCTAGTGGGCGCGACTTTAGGGTTTTTATGGTTCAACTGTTATCCAGCCAAAGTTTTTATGGGTGACACCGGTTCTTTAGCGATCGGGGGAGCTTTAGGCACGATTGCGATTTGTATCAATCAAGAATTTTTATTGTTGGTTGTGGGTGGCGTATTTGTGATGGAAGCGCTTTCTGTGATTTTGCAAGTGGCCTCTTTTAAGCTTACGGGTCAAAGGATTTTTGCGATGGCGCCTCTTCATCATCATTTTGAATTGAAAGGGTGGAGTGAGACAACGGTGGTGGTTCGATTTTGGATACTTGGCGTTTTTTTTGCGTCATTAGCTTTGTTAACTTTGAAATTACGGTGA